TCGCCCGCCGATTTTGCCGCGATCGATCAAACTATTAGCTGGGCCGCGGGCGATGCCAGCTCGAAGACTGTGAGCATTACGCTAGTCGATGATGCGGCGATTGAAGGCGATGAAAACTTTAGCCTGCAACTCTCCGAAGTTACCGGAGGCAGCCTCGTCTCTGACACGTTGACCGTGACTCTCTACGACGATGATTCCCTCGCGCAGATCACTGAGCCGCCTGTCGATACATTTGCTGTGCTCGGTCAGTCCGCCACGCTCAGCGTCACGGCGACCAGCCCCAGCACCATGAGCTATCAATGGTATTTCAATGGACAACCGATTGCCTCCGCGACCGATGCCACTTATAGCATCCCCTCGGTTGCCGAGGCGAATGAAGGCAGCTACAGCGTGCGCATCAGCAACGACTACGGCAGCCTCGATTCCGATGAAGTGTCGCTCACCATCATCCCCGATCCGGCCGCGCTGGTGAGTGGATACACCGGTATTACCCTTAACAGCGGCGTCGTTGCGCTCGATGTCGCGCCCGATGGCAGTGTGATCATCGTCGGCGGGTTCACCGATGTGGGCGGCCATACGGCGATCGACTATGTGGCCAAAGTCGATGCCAGTGGCAATCTCGATACCAATTTCGTGCCAGCCGCGATCGCGAGCGGTTCCGTCCATGACGTCGCTTTGCAAGACGACGGAAAGGTCGTGATCGTCGGCTCTTTTTACACCGTCGGCGGCGAAAGCCTGCGCGGCATGGCCCGTCTCAATGCCGACGGCTCACTCGACACCGACTTTGCCAGCAACATTGCTGCCGGCACCACTGGCGCCGCCAATGCAGTCGATATTCTTAGCGACGGACGCATCGTATTCGGAGGCAGCTTTACCTCATGGAATAATCAATACATCGGTGCCTACAGCGCTGCGGTGGCCAACGCCGACGGCAGCTACGCGGGGGCTATGTCGAAAAACGACTCGCAAACGATCGGAGCAATCAAAGCACTCCCCGATGGGGGCGCTCTGGTCACGGCCAGCACCACATCATCCTCGCGGCAAAAGGTCTACAAGTATGATGCCAACCTGGTGGGCCAGAGCTTCACCTATTCATCCGGGCGCACCCGGGTGGATGCGATCGACCTCGCGCCCGACGGGGACTATCTCTTCGCCGGAAACGGTCAGGTGCTCAAAATCAATCCCGATGGCAGCACCGATCAATCTGCTTCGCTCTACAATGCCACCGAGATAGCCGCTCAAATCAACGGAAAGTACATCGCCGCCGGTGGCTCTGGCAGCGGCCGGACCGTGCGCTATCTCTCGAACGGCACGGTCGATCCTTCCTTTGCTGACGGCACCGGTTTCAATAATTCCGTCAAAGATCTCGCGATTCGCCTGGATGGCAAAGTCTGGGTCGGCGGTAACTTTACCAGCTACAACGGCAGCGCCGTCAGCTATCTTGCGCTGCTCAATGGTGATCCCATCCCGCTGGCTCTGACTGTCCAGCCCGCCGCGCTCACGGTAGTTGATCCCGGCGAGGACGTTACCCTGACCGTTGCAGCGGTCGGCACCTCGGCCCTGAGCTACCAATGGTTCCACGATGGTGATCCGCTGGTCGATGGCGCAGGCATTGCCGGTAGTCAAAGCGCCAGCCTGGTGCTCAGCGCGGTCGATGATTTGGACAACGGCGACTACACGGTGGTCGTGAGTAACGAAGCCGGCACCCGCACCAGCGAGATCGCGCAAGTCATCGTCTTGGGCGCTCCGCAGATTTTGAGTCTCTCCGAGGATGTCAGCCTGCTGGAGGGCAGTTCGCTCACCTTGGAAGTCGAGGCCCTCGGCGCCGGCACGCTCAGCTATCAATGGTATCGCGACGGCACTCTGTTGCCGACGCAGACTGCGGCCACGCTGAGCATTGCCCCTCTCTCCGAAGCCGATGCAGGCAGCTATACCGTGGTGGTGAGCAACAGTATTGATGACACCCCCAGCGCCGGCATCGAAGTTGAGGTGTTGGCCAACGCCGCGGCGATTGCACCGGGCTTTACGCCGCCCACAGTCACCGGTGGTCCAGTCAACCAAGTGCTGCCCCTGCCGAACGGACGCGTGCTGGTCGGTGGTAATTTCGCATCGATCAGCGATGGTGTGAATACCTCCGGTGCCCGCCTCGCCGTGGTCGACGAGACCGGAGCCGTCATTCCCGTGACAGGACTCTCCGCCGATGGCTCAATCGAATCGTTGCGCCTACAGGCAGACGGCAAAATTCTGCTCGCGGGCGGGTTTAACAATATCGGCAACAGTGCCCGCGGGAAGCTCGCCCGTCTCAATGCCGACCTCAGCCTCGACACGGTGTTCAACCCGACTGGTCTGGTCGGCTCGTATTTCGGAGCTTTCGATATTGCAGAGGAAGTCGGCGGCACGATCATCGCCGTGGGCTCCTTTACTGACTTCGGTGGTGAGCCCACTGCCGACTACGCCGTCCGTCTCAACGATGATGGCTCCTATAACAGCAGCTTCACCTCCGGCGCGAGTAATTGGATCTATCGCGTCTTTCCACAGGCTGATGGCAAGCTGATCTTCAGCGGGTGGTTCGGTGCTTGGGGCGGCACTGGAGATGAATACATTACCCGCACCGATGCGTCCGGAGCGCAGGATACCACGATCGATTACAACACCGGTTTCTTCTACACCAGCGATGCCTTTCAGCTCGCCAACGGCGATCTGCTCGCCGCCAGCTCCTATGGCGGCGGCGCGATTCGTCTGGCCGCCGACACAGGTGCCACCATCAGTCCCTTCCCGGTCGGTGGTAATATTGTGGGTGCTGTTCGTGCTTTTGCCGAAAGCCCCGCAGGCGATATTTATATCGGGGGCTATGTGAGCAGCGCCGCCGGGCAAACCGCGGGCCGTCTCATCCGCCTGGACGCGGCGGGCAATCGTGACTTCAACTTCGATACCGGGACCGGCTTTGACAACTACGTCAATGATCTCGCGTTGACCGACAGCGGTCGCATCTGGGCGGGCGGAGAGTTTACCACTTATAACGGAATCACTGCGTCCAAACTCGTGCTGCTCAAAGGTAGCGCCGTGAGCGCGCCCAGTGATCCATTCGAGACCTTCGTCGCCTCGCTCCCCGCCAATCAACAAGGCGAAGACGACGATGCCGATGGCGACGGCTGGGCCAACCTGGTCGAGTTCCTGTTTGGCACTGCGCCCGACGATGCCTCTGCCGCGCCCGCGCCATTGCCCACCGGTTCGGTGCAAAGTGGCAGCAGTTTGAACAGCAGCTACGGCTTGTCCCTCGACGCGGCCAAGAGCTACCGCGTGGTTGAAGTCGAAATTCCCGTGGATCTGCAAGGCTTGAGCGTGACCCTCGAAGCCAGCCAGGATCTCAGCTTCAGCGGCGACGCCAGCGCAACCGAAATCGGCACGCCGATCAATAACGGAAGCACCGAAATCCGCCGCTACGTGATCACCCCCGCAATCGACGATGCCGCCAAGATGTTCTGGCGACTCAAGGTCAGCCGTTGAAGCGCCCATTTGATTCCGTAGTCCTACATTGGATGTTCGACGTTCCCTCCTTTTGCGTGGCCTCGGTTCTCAGAACCGGGGAGCGCGGGGAATGGGGAACGTCCAACGTCCAACATCGAACGTCCAATGTTGAATAATTTTTAATTCAATGGCGTGTGCAGTCAGTATTCCGTAGCGCTACATTCGACGTTCCCAATTCCGTAGCCTCGATCCTGCGGATCGGGGAGCGTCGTTTCGGCCTCGGTTACCGCAGCCAGTGCCACCGCTGCCAATGCGGAGATTGGCGATCCCGGGAGAAAGCCGTGCAGTCACCATTCCGTAGCCCTACATTCGATGTTCGATGTTGAGCGTTCGATGTTCGACGTTCAGTATTCCGTAGCCTCGATCCTGCGGATCGGGGAGCGTCGTTCGGCCTCGGCTACCGCAGCCAATGCGGAGATTGGCGATCCCGGGTAAGCCGTGCAGCACCATTCCGTGGCCCTACATTCGATGTTCGACGTTGAGCGTTGGATGTTCGATGTTCGACGTTGAGCGTTGGATGTTCGATGTTCCCAATTCCGTAGCCTCGATCCTGCGGATCGGGGAGCGTCGTTTCGGCCTCGGTTACTGCAGCCAGTGCCACCGCTGCCAATGCGGAGATTGGCGATCCCGGGGGAAGCCGTGCAGTCAGTATTCCGTAGCCTCGATCCTTCGGATCGGGGAGCGTCGTTTCGGCCTCGGCTACCGCAGCCAGTGCCACCGCTGCCAATGCGGAGATTGGCGATCCCGGGGAAAGCCGTGCAATCAGTATTCCGTAGTCCTATATTCGATGTTCGACGTTGGGCGTTGGACGTTCGACGTTCAGTATTCCGTAGCCTCGATCCTTCGGATCGGGGAGCGTCGTTTCGGCCTCGGCTACCGCAGCCAGTGCCACCGCGGCCAATGCGGAGATTGGCGATCCCGGGGAAAGCCGTGCAGTCAGTATTCCGTGGCCCTACATTCGATGTTCGACGTTGGGCGTTGGATGTTCGATGTTCCCAATTCCGTAGCCTCGATCCTGCGGATCGGGGAGCGTTGTTTCCGCCTCGGTTACCGCAGCCCATGCCACCGCAGCCAATGCGGAGATTGGCGATCCCGGGGAAAGCCGTGCAGTCAGTATTCCGTGGCCCTACATTCGATGTTCGACGTTCCCTCCCTTTGTGTAGCCTCGATCCTTCGGATCGGGGAGCGTCGTCTCGGCCTCGGCTACCGCAACCAGTGCCACCGCTGCCAATGCGGAGATTGGCGATCCCGGGGGAAGCCGTGCAGTCAGTATTCCGCAGTCCTACATTCGATATTCGACGTTGAGCGTTGGATGTTCGACGTTCCCTCCCTCCTCTTTCCTTCCTTTCCTAAGGACGAATGCAGCGACCTTCCACGGGGGCTTCTTTGACTTGGGAAATGATGATGAGTGAGGTGACGACGATCAGGGCTCCGATGATGAGGCCGGGGCGTAGGTTTTCGCCGGGGATGAAGAGGGTGGATTCGATCACGCCCATCAGAGGAATCAGGAAGCGAAAGGTGGAGAGCACATTGACACTGTAGAGCTCAATTAGACGATTCCAGAGCGTGAATGCGGTGGCGGACAGGGCCGCGAGATAGAGCGTGACCAAGAGGGTGGTGAGATTGAAGTGGGCGATGTAGCTGGACCAGGCGCTGGCAGAAATGAGCAAGAGCATGAGTCCGCCCAGACTGAGTGAAAATGCGGTGGTGCAACGACTGCCGGCGACGGGGGCGACTTTTTTCAGGAAGGTTGCGGCCACGGCGCCGGAACCGGATGCGGCGAGAAAGGCGAGCGTGCCGAGACCGGCGTTTTTTAAGTCGGCGCCGGGCTGGTAAATCGCACAGGCGATACCGATCGAACACACGCCCAGCAGTATCCAGTGAATGCGCTGAGGCGGAGCGGTCTTGAGTATCATCGGCGCGAGCAACATCCACCAGAAACTGCCCGAGCCCAGCAGGGCCCCGAGGGTGCCGGTTGAAATGCTGAGCCCGTAGTAAAAGAAGATGTATTGAAAGAATGTCTGCCCGAGCACCACCGCCATCAGTGGTCCACGTGGGGCTTGCTTGAGTTTTTCTATGATGGGGCCACGACAGAAGGGGAGCACCATCAGTCCTGCCAGTACGAAGCGACTGCCCGCGAAGACCAGTTGTTCGCCGTAGCCGGTGATTTGTAAGGCGGCATAGCTGTTCTTGATGACGGGGAATGCGCTGCCCCATAGGGTGGCACAAATCAAAACCTGTAGGTAGAAACTGACTGGCAATTGAGTCAGTGGTGGCGCTTTAGCTGGCATATGCGATGGATTCGACGCGGTTTAAGCGAGGCGCTGGGCCAATTCTGTGAGATCGCGCAGCACGTAGTCGGGGCGCGCGGTGTTGGGATAGAGCGCGGTGCCGGGGCGTTGGATGAAGGCGGTCTGCAAGCCGACGTTTTTTGCGCCGGCGAGGTCCCATGCGTGCGCGGCCACCATCAATACTTGCTCGGGTTCGAGCGCGAGGTCATCGAGCACCATGCGGTAGACGCCGCTGTGTGGCTTGTATTTGCGCACGCTCTCGACGCTGTAGCTGTTGTCCAATAGCGGCGCGATGCCGGCTTGCCGAAGTTGTGACTCGGCACCGGCGCTGGAGGAATTGGTCAAAGTGGCCAGCTTGTAGCCGTTTTGTTGCAGGGCTTCCATGGCTGCGATGACCTCTGGGTGCGGCGGAAGTGTGTTTAAGCTGGGGATGATGGCTGCTTCAGCGTCTTCGCGACTCAGCTCAATCTGATGTGTTTGGGCAATCATCATGAGGGCGGCGGCACCGATTTCTCCGAAACTATGAAAGTCATTCGTCAGAGTTTCCACCAAAGAGTAGTGCAGCATGGTCGAAAACCAGAGCGGCAGTAGATTTTCACGACCGTTCAATGCACGGCTCACCGAGCTCCGCAGAGGGCTCAGGTCGAGTAAGGTCTCGTTCACGTCGAATAGGATGAGGATGGGCTTTACCATGGGTCTCTATATGCTGCTTTCAGTCGATGTTCAAGCTTGTGAGTGTTTCTCTGAATAGTCTTTCGCGGGGTGAAACTGCGGATGGAGGCAGCGAAAAAAAGCCCGGAACCTTGAACAGGTGCCGGGCTTTGAGAAAAAATGGAGCTTCAGTGCGCGCTGTGCGCTCGCAGCTTATTCTTCGCCTTTTTTAGCCTTCTTTGGCTTTTTGCCAGAAGCATCAGTGAATTCTTCTAATGACAGTTCACCGTCTTGATCGGCGTCCAGCTTGTCGAATTTTTTGACGAGCGCTTTGCGTTTGGCGACCTCTTCTTTAGAGAGGCCATCGCTTTGGTCCACATCCATTTTGGCGAACGCCTCAGCTGGAGTTGGCTTCTTTTTACCCTCATCCGATTTAGCAGCTTGAGAGACTGATGGAACGATGCAAGCTGCGAAGATCGCGCTGAGGAGTAATGCTTTGAGTTTCATTTATTGTATCCTGTGTGTAGGGTTTTAACAGAACTAGACTGTGTTCTGTTAATACTCCCATTTGACGATTTATGTGCGCTTTACAAGTGCAATTTATGCGCTGAGAATATTTTATAGATAAGCAGCAGTCGGGGTAATATGGATGCTGGCTCGCGCTTATTATTTTTGCCTGCTACAGCAGCTCGGTCTGTCCGTTGCTTGGCTGGTTGCCAGGCTCCAGCCCGATTACGTGCCAGCCTTTTTCTGTCAGCACGCGACCTTGTGCGGTGCGTTGCAGGTAGCCTTCCTGAATCAAAAAGGGCTCATGCACTTCTTCCAGGGTGTGGGCTTCTTCGCCAACCGCGACCGCCACCGTGCCGAGGCCGACGGGGCCGCCGCGGTAGTTTTCCGCCATGACGCGTATGACCTGCTTGTCCATTTCGTCCAAGCCGCGTTGGTCGATCTCCAGGAGTTCCAGTGCGGCGGCAGCGGAGGTTTGGGTGATGGTGCCGTTGCCACGTTGTTGGGCGTAGTCGCGGCAGAAGTTGACCAAGTTATTGGCGATGCGCGGAGTGCCGCGGGCGCGACGCGCGATCTCGGCTGCGCCTGCGGGCTCGAAGGGAACTTCCAGGATGCCACAGGTGCGCTCGATGATGCCCTGCAGCACGCTGTGGCTGTAATAGTTGAGACGGGTCTGCAGGGTGAAACGACTGCGCAGGGGAGCGGTCAGCAGGCCCATGCGGGTGGTGGCGCCGAGCAGGGTGAAGCGTGGGAGGTTCAGCCGCACGCTACGGGCGTTGGGGCCCTGGTCGATCATGATGTCGATCCGGAAGTCTTCCATCGCGGAGTAGAGATACTCTTCCACCGTCTTGGGTATGCGGTGGATTTCGTCGATAAAGAGAATGTCGCCCTCGTTCAGGTTGGTCAAAAGGCCGGCGAGGTCGGCGGGCTTATCGATGACGGGCCCGGAAGTGATGTTCACCTTGGTGCCCATTTCGTTGCCGAGGATGAGCGAGAGGGTGGTCTTGCCCAGGCCGGGAGGGCCGCTGAGGAGAATGTGGTTGAGCGGCTCGCCGCGATCGCGCGCCGCGCCGACCATCACCTTCAGCCGCTCGAGGGTCTTATCTTGTCCCGCGAAGTCATGAAACGAGAGCGGGCGCAAGGCGGACTCTTCCGCGTTTTCAGGTGCGGACAAAGTTTGCTCGATAAAGTCGGTGCCGGTCGGCGGATCTTCGGAGGAAAAGGACATGTGTGAAGTTTGAAGTGTGAAGTTGAAAGTGTGAAGTGAGAAGCTAGCCGGGGGAAGTTTGAAATGACTGGAGCGTTCACGTCTCGTTTTGATTCATAATAGCCCCCTGCTTCGCTCTACGAGCGATGCAGGGCAAGCAATTGGACGTTCTCACGTCGTGTAAAATTCACGTTCCGTCTAAATTCACATTCATAAACGCATATTTACCGAATTAACAGTTCAACTCATTTTTAGGTTCATTCCCAACTTGCTCCACCAAACGGGGTGCCCCACCTCCGAGTCAGCCAGCGACACGATCCTTATTGCTCCTATCAATTCCACTGCTGTTTTCCTCCATTCGCGGGCGCGCGCTTGCCAGTGGAGATTGATTTCGCAGCGTACACAGTATGATTCAGCTACCGCAAGAAATCCTTAAAGCCTGGGAAGTCCGCGATCCTGTGGCCGTATTCACCACCGTAGACGCCGAGGGCGTGCCCAACACCATTTATGTCAGTATGTGCAAACTGCGCCCCGATGGACGCGTTTTGATCGGTGATGTCCACTTCGGCAAAACCTTGGACAATTTGAAACAAGGTCGCTCCCAAGTGTCCTTCCTCTTCTTTGCCAAAGACTATTCCGCGTATCAACTCAAAGGGCAGGTCCGCTACGCCAGCGAGGGCCCCCTCTTTGAAGAAGGTCAATGCCTCGCCAAGCCCGAGTTCAGTTTAAGAGGGGTCGTGGAGATCCAGATCACACAAGTCTACAAAGGCTCCGAAGAACTCAGCGCTTGAAGTTTGATTCTTCCGAACATTGCATGTCTACTGTGGTCCGATCTCTCCAGAGCCTTTCCCTGACACCGAGAACCGTTATGTCTTTCAGGCTTTATCCACTAGATATATCGCGATGATGACAAGCTCAGTGGCCACTCTCGTTAAGCAACTCCAAGCCGCCGGCGAAGCTGCGGGCTTCCAAGTCACGCACTTCGGACAGGTCGGCCTGGAAAAGCAATGGCCCCTACTCGGCATGACGCGTGCGCCCATGGTCCCTGCACCGAATAGTCAGCACATATATCTCTCTGCCGGCATCCACGGCGACGAGCCCGCCACTTCTCAGGCAATGCTCGAACTATTGCAAAGTAACGCCCTCCCCCACGCACATCACTACTACATTTGTCCTCTCTTAAATCCCGCGGGACTGGCCAACGGCACCCGCGAAAACCCCGACGGCATCGACCTCAACCGCGACTACCGCGACTTCGTCTCGCAAGAAACCCGCCAACACGCAGCGTGGATACAGGCCCACATCTCCCAGCTCGACTGTGCCATCCATCTACACGAAGACTGGGAAAGCCAAGGCTTCTACCTCTACGAAATCCAACTCCCCCGCCACAGCAGTCATCCCGAGACAGGCCGCCCACAACTCAGCCTCGCACAGCGCATCTTAGCCGCCACAGAAAAACACCTGCCCACCGAAACCGCGACCGAGATCGATGGCTACCCTGCTAAGGACGGAATCATACGCATCGAAGTCGAACTACAACTCGAAGAAGGCCAGCCCGAAGCGCTTTGCCTACAAGCAAGCTTCGGCGGCAGTAACTACACCCTCGAAACCCCGTCCGCCATGGAGTTCCGCAAGCGTGTCGACACGCTCAAAGCCGCCGTTTTGGCAGCCATCGAAACAGAGCATAATTCAAGCGTTTACTCGCCATTATGATTCACACTGATTCGACTCAGCAAAGAATCGATTGAACTGATCAAGGTATTCAGAACACGTAACGAAGACTCATCCAGACTGAAGGCGACTTCTTGCTTACTGGTTTCGCTTAGCTCGAGTATTTGCTCACGCTGTGGCACGACTGCTTCGCGGATGGCTTGGCTGAGCTCGCGACTCTGTCCATTGGACTGCTGCAAGTGCGCGCTGATGCCTTGCAATGCTGCTAACAACTGAGGCAAATTATCGGCACCGAACTGCTCGAAGTCTGATCGCTGGGCACGCACACGCTCGGCAGATAACGCGCCTTGATCTTGAACGACTGTCGCGAGCTGCTGGATCGCCGCGCCGATACCATTCTGCGCATCCGCTCGCCCGGAGACAAGCGCTTGTCCGATTCCATCCAGCCCCTCTTTGAAGTCGGACAATTGCGCCACCACACGATTGATGGGGTCGCCCTCGCTGCCACCTAATAGCTTTTTACGATTGAAGCGCTTCTTAATCTCATCCCAACGTGCACGTTCCTGTTCGGAAAGCTTGCCTTCAATCTCCTTAAATTTGAGTAGATTCGCTTCCGCTCCGTCAGTCAGAGTTTGTGCCTCTCCCGTGTAGTGATCGACAATGAGTTGTTCCACCTCTTCGTCGGTCATGATCGGCAAAAGCTTTTCAGCGATCCGATTCATATTACGATAGGAACCCTGCAACTTAAAGGAAGGCTCGGTGCGATAATCATCTGCCTGCGCAGCCGAACGGACGTATTCCAAGTTCACGCGTAGAATCGTATCGCGCACCCGCATCATCATCTTCATCACCGCGACCATGTCATTGATCTCCTCCATGGAATAAGAGGATTCAAAGGTGACACCTTCACGTTGTCCCGTCTCAGCAATTTGCATTACAGCATACACATCCTTACGATCCTTACCTGCAAGAATCCCTAAGGTCCGATTCGAAGTCAGTGAGTTCTCGATATACGAGGCCTCGAAGTATTGACTATTCTCACCAATGATATCTCCCAGGTTATAAGTGTCGGCACGATTCGCCAACATATCAGGAATCTGAAACTTCCCCCCCGCCTCGGTATAAGGATTGCCCGCCATAACTACAGCGACTTTACGCCCGCGAAAATCATAGGTGCGCGACTTCCCTTTATACACACCTTCGATGCGGCGCGTGCCGTCGCAGAGCGAGATAAACTTCTGCAAGAACTCGGGATTGGTATGCTGAATATCGTCGAGATAGATGAGAACATTATCGCCCATTTCGAAGGCCAAATTAATTTTCTCAACTTCCTGACGCGCCGCAAGATTAGGACACTGCGCCGGATCAAGTGATGTCACCTCATGCCCGAGCGAGGGCCCATTCACTTTGACAAAGGTAATGCCCAGGCGATTCGCCACATACTCCATCAAAGTAGTCTTACCATAGCCCGGCGGCGAAATAAGCAAGAGCAAGCCCATGCGGTCGGTCCTGGTATCCTCACCGGCACTACCGATTTGCTTCGCAAAATTATCACCGATCAACGGCAGGTAAACCTCATCCAACAAACGATTTCGAACAAAGGCACTCAACACCTGTGGCTTAAACTCATTCAATCGTAGCGAGGCCTCATTCTCAATCAACAAGGCCTTCTTGCGACGTTCATAACGAAGAAACAGCGCCTGGTCGCCCGACTCGAAACGCTGCATACGCTGCATCAGATCCAAATAATTAAAGTGATACAGCCCCCCGTCTTCAATGACCCGATGGTCCCCCTTCAGGCCCGCAAGCTCGTACTTGATCGGCACATTCAGAATCTTGCGCCGTTCGAGCCCGCCACGTAGCAAATGTGCCGCAGACTCGGGCAAGAAGGTGCGTAACTCAGGGTCGAGCGCATGCGTAACCGCGTAGCCCTCCAACCAATCATAAATCACACGATACTCACTCAACACATCCGAGCTCACCGCTTGCACCGCCTCCTTAAATGCAGCGTCAAAGCGCTTGGACAACAATTCCCGCTGGAAACGATCGATCAAATCCGCCGCTTCTTTACTGCAATAAAGATCGGCATCCTGCACAATCTCGTAAAACAGATACGCTCCCGCGGCATGGCGATCAATCGACTCAAAGAAGGCCGTATCCTGAGCAAAAGCGCCGATCGCATCACTCAATTCCTCGATGTAATTTCGCTGGGTATGATGATTGGGAAAGACGCGCAACATTTGCCCAAAAGCGTCGATGCGTTCGCGCAAATGATTCGTCAGCGCTTGTCCTGCCTGGCTATGCCAAAAGACTAAAGCACAGGCACGCACCTCGGGACTATAACGTAACAGACCGATCTTAGAGTGCGTCTCAGCGAGTTGGTCCAGTATCACACGGGCATCAAAATCATGCACTCCTTTCGTGTAAGACTCCTGATAGCGAGGTGCCATAAATTCACGTATGGACTCTAGACGCTCCTCGTCTGTGAGCTGCAAATAATCCTCCGCGCCTTGCGATTCCAAATACTTATACGCGAGGTCCTCCGCACGGTAGACATGATCATTCTCAGAGCAGCAATGCATCTTCCAGGCAGGCTTGGTCTCTAACAATTCCGGGTCTTCCACCTTTTCATAAAACTGGGTACCTGAGAGGTGCGTATATAAATCGCCGTCGCGCAGCACCGACGTCAACTCCAAGGCCTGCGAGTTCACCGTGAAAGCGTGGCGCCCAAATTTAATTAAGTTTTCACCATCAACAAAGAGCTCTTGTTTATCTTTGAGCTGCCGCACCGCGTCGCCCTGAATGGTTTTCAAACGGGTCAACAACTCGTCGCCCTTCATGCCTTCGCCCAGCGTTTTCAGCTCTTCAACTAAGTCCCGCACTTTATCAACCATTAAGTCCGATGCAAAATAGCCGTTGATATCGTTAATTTCCTTCAGGGCTTTCGAACGATTTTCAATACCGTTGAGAATGCGCTGCGCCGATTGCACGAGCTTACTGACTCGACGATTGCGCACTTCCTGCAAGCTCGCCTTCTTAGATTCAAAAGTGTTATAGAGCTCGGAGCGCTTGTCAGACAGGATCTCGATAAACTCATCGAATTCTGCATACTTCCCCTCCAGCTCTTCCAACTGCACGACTGCCTTCGTCAAAAATTCATCACAACGCTCAGGCTCGTCAGCGATGTCCAAATAATTGGCCACCGATTGCTCCAACAACTTAATCTGCGCTTGAAACTGTGCGGATCCTTCCTTGCGCATCAACTCCTGACGCGAGCGTTTCACTTCTGCCTTCAAACGATTCAGTTCGGTGAATAAATCCGAAATCGCATCGATAATGCGGGTCGTTTCGGTCGCATCCTCGATCTTCAAATTCGAGACCATTTCAATCAGCATCTCCAGCTGTGCCCCCGTAGCATCCAACTCGGCTAGCAGCTCTTTAGCCATAGCTGCAGTTTTGATTTCAGGCATCGCAGCCTCTACCTCCTGAAGCTGCTGCTGATAAGGAACGAGCGCTTGCGCTTGCAGTAAAAATTCGACCGTCGCCTGCGCCAGTGAATCGATTTGCGTCGCCACACCTTGCTCAAGTTCATCGCAGAGTGTAAGGTCGACAT
The nucleotide sequence above comes from Coraliomargarita algicola. Encoded proteins:
- a CDS encoding immunoglobulin domain-containing protein → MQRNALFTAVSLFATASLPTTALQAAPDTVDPIFAASAGHVFDPAETGGVSSVLVQPDGKVLFGSNEMVGNFGGTTRRTALTRFNPDGTVDSYFFADNEPTGSDSGIFYDDAGWSETHALGLQSDGKIIAAGVMQGVRDGTKLAPTVEFRSKSIVRFNADGSIDTTFQTNGTAPSSGFNYIEDITIGPDDSIYAVGGFGGFRDSEGDPYTTCYGIARLHPNGSLDTSFGLDPAEFGVPAGAPNLSGFFREATIDPSGKIYVAGSFQYGYSYPQTTIPVVARLFPNGRLDTTFNAAVPANTLSITGLELEPDGRLVVLGHTDNYQTQSFVVRLQSDGSLDSSFNLDPSITRTTARPLQRDAAGRYLLTIPDASGEAPLGVLVRITSTGAIDSNFRAEGTDSGTSFFNTFTTGFNGKIYAGSGGTEVNGVPTIKLVGFEGDVVPSSLAWTYTQIASAESAGSVILSVTRSGDLSAAASVSYATAAGSANAADFTASSGTLNWPAGVGGVQSFTVSLIDDVNVESDETFSVNLSSASGATLSAPSSVTVTIRDDDSLPVIVTPPAALTVKEGEPARFSVAVSSAVAPSFQWQKSGVDIPGATSAVYTIAATNLGSAADYNVIVTTAAGSTPSAAATLTVNPPAAVPESGVALSGVTTPGPFTLLADGSMLMLDGSSFAGYTLRKLDGTFTVDPGFSVSTTPEGNISSSSVYPSPIALPNGQFIVTGFFSEINGTVRRRLARMNADGTLDTSFVPFFNDGSFPVNEYTGYFNGLSGVHVGDSGTVYALVNSSNQGNRLFRLLADGSADPSFSTAFNYSTYSDFSALTELPDGSMLIGYVAGGYGGFVRGIRRVLPDGSFAADFPHFTTSQNVTGFALIGNDRFAAIHGNLLTIHNLEDGALLETHSFTGTLTSIQPYRGRLLLTGPTVFDSIDLPGLALFSFDGTVDDNFPGGAGPNGYVTNAQVDDQGRILVSGSFTSWNGVSAAGFARLLVERPEIGFALSGAALFEDEGALSLELVRYGDHTQAASVRVRSVDGTAVSPADFAAIDQTISWAAGDASSKTVSITLVDDAAIEGDENFSLQLSEVTGGSLVSDTLTVTLYDDDSLAQITEPPVDTFAVLGQSATLSVTATSPSTMSYQWYFNGQPIASATDATYSIPSVAEANEGSYSVRISNDYGSLDSDEVSLTIIPDPAALVSGYTGITLNSGVVALDVAPDGSVIIVGGFTDVGGHTAIDYVAKVDASGNLDTNFVPAAIASGSVHDVALQDDGKVVIVGSFYTVGGESLRGMARLNADGSLDTDFASNIAAGTTGAANAVDILSDGRIVFGGSFTSWNNQYIGAYSAAVANADGSYAGAMSKNDSQTIGAIKALPDGGALVTASTTSSSRQKVYKYDANLVGQSFTYSSGRTRVDAIDLAPDGDYLFAGNGQVLKINPDGSTDQSASLYNATEIAAQINGKYIAAGGSGSGRTVRYLSNGTVDPSFADGTGFNNSVKDLAIRLDGKVWVGGNFTSYNGSAVSYLALLNGDPIPLALTVQPAALTVVDPGEDVTLTVAAVGTSALSYQWFHDGDPLVDGAGIAGSQSASLVLSAVDDLDNGDYTVVVSNEAGTRTSEIAQVIVLGAPQILSLSEDVSLLEGSSLTLEVEALGAGTLSYQWYRDGTLLPTQTAATLSIAPLSEADAGSYTVVVSNSIDDTPSAGIEVEVLANAAAIAPGFTPPTVTGGPVNQVLPLPNGRVLVGGNFASISDGVNTSGARLAVVDETGAVIPVTGLSADGSIESLRLQADGKILLAGGFNNIGNSARGKLARLNADLSLDTVFNPTGLVGSYFGAFDIAEEVGGTIIAVGSFTDFGGEPTADYAVRLNDDGSYNSSFTSGASNWIYRVFPQADGKLIFSGWFGAWGGTGDEYITRTDASGAQDTTIDYNTGFFYTSDAFQLANGDLLAASSYGGGAIRLAADTGATISPFPVGGNIVGAVRAFAESPAGDIYIGGYVSSAAGQTAGRLIRLDAAGNRDFNFDTGTGFDNYVNDLALTDSGRIWAGGEFTTYNGITASKLVLLKGSAVSAPSDPFETFVASLPANQQGEDDDADGDGWANLVEFLFGTAPDDASAAPAPLPTGSVQSGSSLNSSYGLSLDAAKSYRVVEVEIPVDLQGLSVTLEASQDLSFSGDASATEIGTPINNGSTEIRRYVITPAIDDAAKMFWRLKVSR
- a CDS encoding DMT family transporter; translated protein: MPAKAPPLTQLPVSFYLQVLICATLWGSAFPVIKNSYAALQITGYGEQLVFAGSRFVLAGLMVLPFCRGPIIEKLKQAPRGPLMAVVLGQTFFQYIFFYYGLSISTGTLGALLGSGSFWWMLLAPMILKTAPPQRIHWILLGVCSIGIACAIYQPGADLKNAGLGTLAFLAASGSGAVAATFLKKVAPVAGSRCTTAFSLSLGGLMLLLISASAWSSYIAHFNLTTLLVTLYLAALSATAFTLWNRLIELYSVNVLSTFRFLIPLMGVIESTLFIPGENLRPGLIIGALIVVTSLIIISQVKEAPVEGRCIRP